The DNA sequence agttcttcagaagaaaacaagtggtaaagaaagtgatgtgcccccaacagtgaagcagttcttatgtcttctttggatcttaaataaaatatattatttttattttaggatatttagaCACGGtcttatcatatttattttattctgaattgaACATTCTGAACAGTTTTTTTCCATggttcacatggtttcatgtcatttcacaaggttttgtgaAGGTTTTGAAGGATGTCGCAAGTCCAAAATCATGCTTATCATGATTCATTTATATCTaatctactctactctactctactctactctagcctaatctactctactctactctactctactctaatctaatctaatctctaATAAACACAGCTGTTTGGTAGCAGTTTGGCATGTGCAAGTGTAGTAGTAGTGAAGTGTTAATGGTGTGTCCTCAGTGTGTGGGTTGTTGGTGTAACCGGGGGAAAACACTCACAGTTGGCGTTAAGACTTGTGGTTGGAAAGTCATGAGTGGTGGAGAGTGGTGGAGAGTTTGAGGAAACTTCAGGAGGCAGTGAGGTCAACTCTGTTGCTGTGCTGTCCATTTTTGCTGTTGTTGCATCGGATGTGGTTCTCGTCTGAGATCTGGCAGCGGCCTTGGATGCTGTAACACAGACGGTGAccgtaaatatatatatatatatatatatatatatatatatatatatatatatatatatatatatatatagactgcAGGGAGAAAACTAGTCTCATATGTAGTCATTTTTACAAAGGACACAATTCGGCAGCATTTACTAGACCACCTGTCGGAAGTCCAAAAAACGTATTCAGCAATATCCAGAAAGCATACTCACGTTTTCGGACGACCGTGACAGAATCCATCACAGTCTGTGACGGCAGTGATGGATGTTGCGCGAAACATCTCAACTCCGATGCCCGATTAGTTGCTTTCACACGTAAAACGTCAGTGGAGACGTACTTTTTACCTCGGCGGGTGACCTGATGGCTCCCTGTGAGGAAGAAACGTGTCCATCACTTTCACAGGAATTCTATTGATTTTAAAACATCATGTGTTATATGACCTGCCACTTCAGGCTGTGGAATAGTGTATGAGATTTTTGTGATGTGGTCAACATAGGAGCCGAGCAGTTTAGAGAGTAGAATGAAAGGTTTCAACAGAAAGAAttaaagaagaaggaaagttgagaCAACAAAGGGAAcgaaatgagaaatgaaaccAACTCAATAAATGCCATGTGAAAGACAATGGTCAATTTGAAAGCAAAAGAAATAAGGcctaaaataaacatataaaagaaacaaactaacaaaactaaacaaaaagttGAGGGCACTGAAAGAACATGAAACCGAGAATCATATGAAACAAAAGACAGGAGGCTCCAGTTCTATCtattcatagaactggagttacatacGGATACTATGactaaataacaaaacaataaacaaaaaggaGTGTAGTGGAAGAAGGATGCCAAAGGAACtggagaaagacagaaaaatgaatgaaaataaataagaagagCAGGACTTAAGGATAGACAGAGCAAGGGAGTAACTCACCAGAGAACTCAGGTCCACTATTAAACTTCCAGGAGATGTGAGGTGGCTGGTGACTTCCTTCAGCACTGCAGTGAACATAAGTCTTTCCTCCAACCCTTGTGATTCTCATTTTTGGTTTACCTGGAGGAGACATGATGTGAGCGCCCTAGAAATGTCACACTATTTAGGGAAGAGCTCAGATGCCTCACCTAACACTACCACCTCCACCACCTTCCGCTTCAGACAACTGCTGTGCCGAGAGCAGGTGTAGTTTCCTCCATCTTTGAAGTTGACGTCGGATATAGTGAACGCAAACTTGTTCTTGGAGCGTTCAATGATGGTGTAGCGCGGGTTGGTCAGAGCTGCGGGACAAACCAAAGCATCATCAGCGTTTTTAACCTGGCATATCGACAGAAGTCATCGTCTTTACCATGAGAGTGATCAAACATTTTGACTCCACGTGGGTCTGTCCACTCCAGGGTGCTGCCATCCACCTTTGTTCCAGGGCAGCTGAAAGTCACCGTCTGCCCCTTCCATACGGTCTGACGCTGGAAGGCAGCAACTGAACCTGCAGTGACAGGGACGAGACACTAAAAGTTAGTGGTTAATAAAAACTGCAAAATTTTGccaaaaaagttctgaaaaatTAAGGCAATAATATGTAAATCATAAAACGGCACAGAGTACATCTTAATTTGTGTATAAAAAAATACTCAGATGATACAGGAAGTGGAAAAGCAGCAGGTGATCAACAGGAAGCAGTGTGAAAGTGGTAAGGCCTTTAAAGGTAATGTCACCTCAACTTTCATTTGCGTGTGTGGTGGAGAGACAACACTTGAGCTTGAGAACCTGACAGGGATGGTCATAACACCACGTGTCAAACACCCTGACAGGAAGTTCTGTGGTCACATGAGTCTTCAGTAACAGAGACAGAAACTGTCGGTGGGAGGAGTGTGAGTGCAGGTGTTAGTGAGtgggcttttgtttttttctctcggGGACCATGTTTGACCCCAGTGGAAAACCCACTTGAGGGGAAGTAAGGGGGCAAAAAAGGTGCGAAAATAGATGCGGTGGGTCATTGTAGGAGGTCTCAATGGGGTCTATGAGTCATATTGAAATCATGACGCTGTTTTAAAAGTCAGGGTCTCAATTAGAggaaatgagtgaatgaattttTATTCCAATCCTTTCCACGATCCTTTGTGGACGTGTATCAGAGAATTGATATGCGTCGGATGTGttacatttacacacacacacacacacacacacacacacacacacacacacacacacacacacacatatatatatatattcagtcaatatttcatcTGACACGATAAAGAGATTGAAtaaaagcagagtgaagaacaccTAATTCCCACTTTCTCTATTTTCCGGAGCTGTGGTTGTGTGCAGCTGCGTGTGAGCTTGTGAAAATAAAAGGTTATGGGTTAATCtaataaaaacacactgtttTATGGAGTAGTGTAAGGCTGAAGTTTGTATCGTACTTAAGTTTTAAAGGTCCATAACATGATGTtctaattattcatttttgctcCCTCCCCCACTGTTTCAGTGGGCATTTGCGACAACACATTCACCaataacaaaaatgtaaacatgactTGTGTGCTCAACAGCTCTGTACACAGCCTGACTTGCATGACCGTGCATTATATACGTGTCATGTACAATTCTCTTTAAATCAAGGGACATTAAGTGGCTGGACTCACAATACTAttgtgagttgttttttttttttttttttttttttacaaagtacAAAAATCTGTCAAGTGCTGAAAAAAGGACTGTCAAGCTCTCACTTACAGACTCAGATGTTATGGGTTTTGATTAGAGCAACAAATTCAGTTTGTTTCTATCATGGCAAgagaaattaaaaagaaatacaacaTCACAATTTTCTGAGTTCTGCAGTGCCATTGTTTCTCTTATATTAAAGCAAAACACACCGCAAACTATAGCTTTCCAGATCTTCACATGGTTTACATCAAAACGTCAATGTAAAAGACGACTCACCCTGAATGAGGAGCAGAAGAACACAGCGCTGTAGCTtcacctccatctctctctgctGAGTTTCCTCATCTCGCTCTATTTAGCCTTTTCTCCTCCGTGACGTCACACTTCTGTGGTTTCCACTTTTGATTCCGCTCTCATGTGATTCCACAGAGAAAGTTCAAGTTCTGATCTCACTGTTTTAGGGGAAAGCCAAACAACAACATGTTCATGGCCATTAATTCCATCTGAAGAACGTTACAATGCCAAGTCAAGCTGAACCTGTATTGTCACTAATAGTGGACCAGACTTATGTTTGTAGCCTCCAACTGAGACTCTCAGCTTTGCACCTGATTTACTGTCACTTGGTGGCACATCCAGCTGGAGGGCAAACACAGGGTGGACACAGGACCAGACCAACTTGGATCTCATTGTGATCAGATCATTTGGTGAAATAGACTAGAATGTAGGCATCACAAGGATCACTTCAATTGACAACTCAGCGCATGTATTTTCCATAACTAATTCATTCTTAAAAACGTGCTGAAAGCTTTTGCTGCCAGAATTAAGTGTGAGATAATGATGCGtataaatgtaatttattcatAAAACCAGCCATAGTGTTGATGATCtacttgtgtttttaaatacattacAAAACAATAATAGCATTTATTCTTTGAGACGATTTAGATAAATTAAACAAAAGTTAATTTAAAAAACGGAAGAGGAATTTGGCAGTTTGGTCGTCGGTAAATTCTCAGCTTCAGTCCACTGCATGCCACGATACGGTGGCTTTGGAAGCGTCTATTAGTGAAGATGAAAGCAAAACTAGTTTGGTGCTCATTGTGCTGCTTACCGTTGCTCTGCAAAGCCCTCTGCTGGAcgttaaatatattgcaatgaTACGATATAAACCAAACAGAAACCACACGGATAATTTTGTAATTTCACACAGAAACTACACTCATAAATTTTCATCATACAACAAAGCTGTCAGATCGCatacagctctctctctctcgctctatatatatatatatatatatatatatatatatatatatatatatatatagtccttCTTCAGTTCAGAGTGAGCCTTTAATGATCCGCAGCGACACCTGCTGTTCAGGAGGGTGAACTTCAAGCGGTTTGTTCAGGGCACTTTCGCTTCTCGTGAGGTCAGACACCTCGACTAATGAGCTCagattgtgttttaaaaaataaaaactgaaggcAAATTAATATAAATGTCTAACAAATGTGAAAGGTGATAGTCATCAGATCACATTTCGTTTTGAAGCGTCTGAATAGTGTGAAGTAGGAATAACTGGGTCACCGTTCAAATGCAGATGTTTGCACTTGGTGAACCATTTTGGCGCATTCACCCTGTCCAACATTagttatctaaaaaaaaactgaagtgttCCCCCTACTGGGGCCACTATTGTTGCGACTGCTGGGCCCAGCAAGAGCAGCAGTTCAGGCTGTGTGAGTCCAACCATTAGATGTTCATAACTATGACACAGTCACTGAGGTATGCTTTTGCTTGTAAATTTAAGGGGTCGATAgaagactgaaaataaatagtATATATGCTGGATCCTCTGAATAGTAATTTGGCAGAGTCGTTATTCACACAAGATTTGTTTAGTTGAGAAAAGTATTTGTGGCCTGTTCGTCCTGTGGATAGAACCAACCTGTTTCCCAGCATCGCAGAGCTGAGACCCCGGATGTTAACAACACTCACACGCTGGAATCGTTTCACTCACAGCACATTTATTGTCAaacgaaataaaataaacacaatgtgACACCACGacagggcagcagcagcacggaaTTAAAGTCTGCTTGTTAAAATGTAGTCCACGGGTTGTTTCCCGTTCCCgtctccttcatcctccatTTTCCAGCAGCAGCCTCTCGTGATCCCGATGAGATGGAGCGGGACAGTTCGTGTAAAAAaaacgccaaacaaaatgtCTCTTGTAAATCCGCCCCCCGCGAGCGACCCGATCGGTCGGTGTTTACTTGCTCTTGGCTGGTTTCTCCGTCTTCTTCGGCAGCAGAACAGACTGGATGTTGGGCAGGACCCCCCCTTGCGCAATGGTCACACCCCCCAGAAGCTTGTTGAGCTCTTCGTCATTCCTGACGGCCAGCTGCAGGTGCCGGGGGATGATTCGGGTCTTCTTGTTGTCCCTCGCGGCGTTACCCGCGAGCTCCAGGATCTCAGCCGTCAGATACTCCAGCACAGCCGCCAGGTACACCGGAGCCCCGGCGCCGACACGCTCCGCGTAGTTACCCTTCCGCAGCAGCCTGTGTACGCGGCCGACTGGGAACTGCAGACCGGCTCGGGAAGAGCGGGACTTGGCCTTAGCCCTGGCTTTGCCTCCAGTTTTCCCTCTTCCAGACATGCTGACAAAGCAATTCACACGTTACCAACACTTCAGATCAATGCACTACGTCACATTCATGTGCGGAAAAGCCTATATAGGATAAAAGCTGTTTTGATTGGATAAGACCAATCCGACATTAAGCAGCCAATCAAATAAACGTATTCACAGATAAACCGCCCTGCTGTTCTCTAATTGACCAATCACAACTAAGCTATAGCGCACGCTGATTTGCAAAGCAAGGTTATAAATACTGTCCAGAAAGGTTTACGTGCAGAGTTATTCGTTCCTGTGCAGCGCTGCAGAAATGCCTGATCCTGCCAAGTCCGCTCCCGCCCCCAAGAAAGGCTCGAAAAAGGCCGTGACGAAGACGCACAAGAAAGGAGACAAAAGGCGCCGCAAGACCCGGAAGGAGACCTACGCTATCTACGTGTACAAGGTGTTGAAGCAGGTGCACCCGGACACCGGCATCTCCTCCAAGGCCATGGGCATCATGAACTCTTTCGTCAACGACATCTTCGAGCGGATCGCGGGTGAAGCCTCTCGCCTGGCGCACTACAACAAACGCTCCACCATCTCTTCGAGGGAGATCCAGACCGCGGTGCGCCTCCTGCTGCCGGGGGAGTTGGCCAAGCACGCGGTCTCTGAGGGCACCAAGGCCGTCACCAAGTACACCAGCTCCAAGTAACTACCGGAACCACGTCAGCGCCGGGAGGATTGGCGTGGACTGTTTTTACTGCCATGGCACGCGGTTTCTTGATGGTCACCATGAATGCAGTGTTTTAAAAAGTCTAATAAATGTTATCTATTGCGTATCACGTGTGTGCCTTGTTGGTTGGTCACCAGCTTTTCAGTTCATCAAGCCGCTGTGGAAGTGAGAATGCTATTGTGAACTCCTGAATAATGGTCCTCAGTTTCCTGATTTATTGGGAACGTTGAAAATCGTGTTACTGAGGTGGGGAATAACTGCTCAAT is a window from the Synchiropus splendidus isolate RoL2022-P1 chromosome 17, RoL_Sspl_1.0, whole genome shotgun sequence genome containing:
- the LOC128748674 gene encoding cytotoxic and regulatory T-cell molecule — encoded protein: MEVKLQRCVLLLLIQGSVAAFQRQTVWKGQTVTFSCPGTKVDGSTLEWTDPRGVKMFDHSHALTNPRYTIIERSKNKFAFTISDVNFKDGGNYTCSRHSSCLKRKVVEVVVLGKPKMRITRVGGKTYVHCSAEGSHQPPHISWKFNSGPEFSGSHQVTRRGKKYVSTDVLRVKATNRASELRCFAQHPSLPSQTVMDSVTVVRKPSKAAARSQTRTTSDATTAKMDSTATELTSLPPEVSSNSPPLSTTHDFPTTSLNANYPVETFTSFLFSTRPAFASTLPVTENNSTGANATDETFVSETTHGIMSNVTGQANDTDSHNNQQKYVEASNNSSLLIFLVTCLILALLVTVIFIAVKLRRAHITWKKDNEVSDPSEESSKSKTSQEEKNSQNIRQKGPYNTPFTLYRVESPSAPAETEMTETEEEDQAVTNTPPSTKADVKETEL
- the LOC128748848 gene encoding histone H2A; protein product: MSGRGKTGGKARAKAKSRSSRAGLQFPVGRVHRLLRKGNYAERVGAGAPVYLAAVLEYLTAEILELAGNAARDNKKTRIIPRHLQLAVRNDEELNKLLGGVTIAQGGVLPNIQSVLLPKKTEKPAKSK
- the LOC128748849 gene encoding histone H2B 3, translating into MPDPAKSAPAPKKGSKKAVTKTHKKGDKRRRKTRKETYAIYVYKVLKQVHPDTGISSKAMGIMNSFVNDIFERIAGEASRLAHYNKRSTISSREIQTAVRLLLPGELAKHAVSEGTKAVTKYTSSK